A single Chanos chanos chromosome 8, fChaCha1.1, whole genome shotgun sequence DNA region contains:
- the acp5a gene encoding tartrate-resistant acid phosphatase type 5a: MASPLITILFIAFPVVLCYPTSFIDLEAKGSNRSAIRFLAVGDWGGLPYPPYITPIEKATAQEMGRVAEQMGADFVLALGDNFYYKGVDSATDPRFQDTFERVYTADSLNIPWYVVAGNHDHAGNVLAQIEYTKMSKRWQFPYYFYELNFRIPKTDSTMTILMLDTVLLCGNSDDFFDQKPRGPLSAAQANRQLLWLQERMAKSKADFLLVAGHYPVWSISEHGPTDCLLKRLRPLMLKYKATAYLCGHDHNLQYIKESGIGYVVSGAGNFMDPDVRHRHDIPKNSLKFFTGKASTLGGFAHFEVTKKKLTITFIQGRGTSLYRAVLPKRDIDRSSV; this comes from the exons ATGGCATCACCATTAATAACCATCCTTTTCATTGCTTTTCCTGTGGTCCTTTGCTACCCAACCTCTTTCATTGATCTTGAAGCCAAAGGCA GTAACCGATCAGCTATCCGCTTCTTGGCGGTTGGAGACTGGGGTGGTCTGCCATACCCCCCTTACATTACACCCATTGAGAAGGCCACTGCTCAGGAGATGGGTCGAGTCGCTGAGCAGATGGGAGCTGACTTTGTTCTGGCCCTTGGTGATAACTTCTACTACAAGGGGGTGGATAGTGCAACTGATCCCCGTTTCCAG gACACGTTTGAGAGAGTGTACACTGCAGACTCCTTAAACATTCCATGGTATGTTGTTGCTGGCAACCACGACCATGCAGGAAACGTCCTCGCGCAAATTGAGTATACCAAGATGTCAAAGAGATG GCAGTTCCCTTATTACTTTTATGAGCTGAACTTCCGCATTCCAAAAACGGACAGTACGATGACCATCTTGATGCTGGACACGGTGCTCCTGTGCGGAAACTCGGATGACTTCTTCGACCAAAAACCAAGGGGTCCTCTGAGTGCTGCTCAGGCCAACAGACAACTACTCTGGCTCCAGGAAAGAATGGCAAAGTCGAAGGCTGACTTCCTCCTCGTCGCTGGTCACTACCCCGTGTGGTCCATCTCTGAACACGGACCCACCGATTGCCTGCTGAAGAGACTGCGTCCTTTGATGCTCAAGTACAAGGCCACTGCTTATCTGTGTGGCCATGACCATAACCTACAG TATATTAAAGAATCTGGAATTGGCTATGTGGTCAGCGGAGCAGGTAACTTCATGGATCCAGATGTACGCCATCGTCACGACATTCCTAAGAACTCACTCAAGTTCTTCACTGGCAAGGCTTCAACCTTGGGTGGCTTTGCCCATTTTGAAGTCACCAAGAAGAAACTGACGATCACGTTCATACAAGGAAGGGGAACTTCGCTTTACCGCGCTGTTCTGCCAAAGCGAGACATCGACCGCTCCAGTGTTTGA
- the ilf3a gene encoding interleukin enhancer-binding factor 3a — MDDFRRPYDPPSWDEHQAYEELVYWYDLIQRGRRLHPHEYERYEDLRYWYDCLCYEEELRQYHDYVASLQRYEEEHPRPETVCHPNFTNITSRLFVSDDLHVMSKHATVYPSAEELEAVQNMVSHIECGLKTVSDWMNEQELCKAPESDQTLRKLRGVYRVGLVAKGLLLKDDLDLELVLLSQDIPTTALLMIVSGKLSELIKTITEDKYVITPVIKEAAIVIKRVAEPILTLTVRLTSPKVREHAERDADGEPQSVDDALDTLDRQKCLAALATLRHVKWFQAKASQLNSCVIVIRVMRDLCTRVPTWTPFKGWALELLCEKAIATCERELSPGEALRRVLECLASGILLNDGPGIADPCEREPVDAASYLNQQQREDITQSAQFALRLAAFGQIHKVLGMDRLSPKNRMCKEYDPNITAQIPGGAACATAAKRSMDGDYEVDDRNPNKRKKKFQKKGPEMKSEPAQAPNALMKLNQLRPGLLYKLESQTGPVHVPIFTMSVEVDGQVHRAAGPSKRVAKLRVALKALRALGVSVGPETKPCDQNQSQDGVDDTTTSADADKTASDAALSDTVAEQVGPILTRHGKNPVMELNEKRRSLKYNLVSVKGGSHDKSFVIEVEVDGQKFQGTGSNKKVAKANAALAALEKLFPDDTENSNGLKKKTFPQTGFGAPAGLQPNSAAVRGRGRGRGRGRGRGFTGANSFQTGTTGGAAEWASTAGMAPANPPPPAAVNSYYPAGGVAGPQKGQSGPAVTAVGETGTYQAVPPPSQGYYSQYSQTYSQFRKPPPEHAPLVGPDYGYGAVPAQGAGVGSPDYGYGGFGSQSTFNSMGPTSQGYGMTPSAYPNLGGYSSGVENMDYTYR, encoded by the exons ATGGATGATTTTAGACGACCGTACGATCCACCATCGTGGGACGAACATCAGGCATACGAAGAGCTCGTGTACTGGTACGACTTGATACAGCGCGGTCGTCGTCTCCACCCACACGAATATGAGAG ATACGAGGATCTACGATATTGGTATGACTGTTTGTGTTATGAGGAGGAACTTAGACAATATCATGACTACGTCGCCAGTCTCCAGAGATATGAAGAAGAGCATCCCCGACCGGAAACAGTATGCCATCCAAACTTTACAAATATAA CCTCGCGACTGTTTGTCAGCGACGATCTCCACGTGATGAGCAAGCATGCTACCGTCTACCCCTCGGCCGAGGAGCTGGAGGCTGTCCAGAACATGGTCTCTCACATCGAGTGTGGCCTCAAGACGGTCTCTGATTGGATGAATGAACAGGAATTGTGCAAAGCCCCTGAAAG TGATCAGACTTTGCGGAAACTTCGTGGAGTCTATAGGGTGGGTCTTGTCGCCAAGGGGCTGTTGCTAAAGGACGATTTGGACTTGGAACTAGTTTTGCTCTCCCAAGATATTCCGACGACTGCGCTTCTCATGATTGTCTCGGGCAAACTCTCTGAACTTATAAAG ACCATCACTGAGGATAAGTACGTCATAACCCCGGTCATCAAAGAAGCAGCCATCGTTATCAAACGTGTGGCGGAGCCGATCTTGACGTTAACCGTCCGCCTGACATCGCCGAAGGTCAGGGAGCACGCCGAGAGAGACGCGGACGGAG AACCGCAATCAGTCGACGACGCGCTGGACACGCTGGACAGGCAGAAATGTCTGGCTGCTTTGGCGACGCTCCGCCATGTCAAGTGGTTTCAG GCTAAAGCCAGCCAGCTGAATTCGTGCGTTATCGTCATCCGCGTCATGAGAGATCTTTGCACCCGTGTTCCCACCTGGACACCTTTCAAAGGATGG GCTCTTGAGCTACTGTGTGAAAAAGCCATTGCCACATGCGAAAGGGAGTTGAGTCCAGGAGAGGCCCTACGGAGAGTCCTTGAGTGCCTTGCATCAGGAATCTTGTTAAATG ACGGTCCAGGCATCGCAGATCCATGTGAGAGAGAACCTGTGGATGCAGCCAGCTATCTTAACCAGCAGCAACGGGAAGATATCACACAGAGCGCACAG TTTGCCTTGCGATTGGCTGCTTTCGGCCAGATTCACAAAGTGCTGGGGATGGATCGTTTGTCCCCGAAAAACAGGATGTGTAAAGAGTACGACCCCAACATCACAG CTCAAATCCCGGGGGGGGCTGCGTGTGCCACTGCGGCAAAGCGATCCATGGACGGTGACTATGAAGTAGACGACCGAAATCccaacaaaaggaagaaaaagttCCAAAAGAAAG GCCCGGAGATGAAGTCTGAACCTGCCCAGGCTCCGAACGCCCTGATGAAGCTTAACCAGCTCAGGCCTGGGCTTCTGTACAAGTTGGAGTCTCAGACCGGCCCTGTTCACGTCCCCATATTCACCATGTCCGTCGAGGTGGACGGCCAAGTCCACAGAGCCGCAGGACCTTCTAAACGTGTAGCCAAGCTCAGAGTTGCCCTTAAG GCTCTTCGGGCGTTGGGCGTGTCTGTTGGGCCGGAGACAAAACCGTGTGACCAAAATCAGAGCCAAGATGGAGTGGATGACACGACAACAAGTGCAGACGCTGATAAAACCGCCTCGGACGCAGCCCTGTCTGATACTGTTGCCGAG CAGGTGGGTCCCATCCTGACCCGGCACGGCAAAAATCCCGTGATGGAGCTGAACGAGAAACGGCGGAGCCTTAAATACAATCTCGTCTCCGTAAAAGGGGGGAGCCACGACAAGAGCTTTGTCATCGAG GTGGAGGTTGACGGACAGAAATTCCAGGGCACCGGCTCCAATAAGAAAGTGGCAAAGGCCAACGCTGCCCTGGCTGCCTTAGAGAAGCTCTTCCCAGACGACACAGAAAACTCGAACGGCCTCAAGAAAAAAACTTTCCCTCAGACG GGCTTCGGCGCGCCGGCCGGTCTCCAGCCCAATTCCGCAGCCGTCAGAGGCCGGGGAAGAGGGAGGGGCAGGGGACGTGGAAGAGGGTTTACAGGTGCTAACTCTTTTCAAACAG GCACAACCGGTGGAGCAGCTGAGTGGGCATCTACAGCTGGCATGGCTCCagctaaccccccccctccagcgGCCGTGAATTCTTATTACCCCGCCGGGGGCGTCGCAGGACCTCAGAAGGGGCAGTCTGGCCCCGCTGTCACCGCGGTGGGGGAAACAGGGACATACCAGGCTGTCCCTCCGCCATCCCAGGGTTACTACAGTCAGTACAGCCAAACCTACTCCCAGTTTAGGAAACCTCCCCCCGAGCACGCCCCGCTGGTGGGGCCCGACTACGGTTACGGCGCCGTGCCGGCCCAGGGCGCGGGCGTGGGGTCCCCGGACTACGGCTACGGAG GATTTGGCAGCCAGTCCACTTTCAACTCGATGGGACCAACTTCTCAGGGTTATGGGATGACCCCGAGCGCGTACCCAAACTTGGGAGGGTACAGCAGTGGAGTGGAAAATATGGATTACACATACAGATAG